In Fusarium fujikuroi IMI 58289 draft genome, chromosome FFUJ_chr08, one genomic interval encodes:
- a CDS encoding related to neutral amino acid permease translates to MGIVHANNREPGTFDPAPILSQEGLNQDNARPTVAHDEVFGDITEDGPNYRDVGWLGTSALMMKTQIGLGILSIPSAFHTLGLVPGLICLLVIGGITTWSDYIIGTFKLNHREVYGIDDAGGILFGRFGQEFLGISFSLFTIFASASGILGISISFNALSTHGTCTATFVAVAAIIVFLCASIRTLGRISWLAWVGVISLLAGVYVVTIAVSIQDRPSAAPKINLQHEWKSDYQLYEKPSFTEAMSALSTMVFAYAGTPLFFPITAEMRDPRHYTKAMLLCQSVATATYIIVGVIIYYYCGSYVASPALGSAGKTIKQVAYGLALPGLIVGATINAHVTGKYVFVRVLRGSRHLTANTLTHWATWLSLTFSAALLAYIIASAIPVFGSLVSLVGALLGTLQTFQPYGCFWLYDNWSAGKQEKSLKWVLMVVWSSFVILSGTFLMVAGTYGSVIGVIDSYKVSEGSAAFSCADNSNSV, encoded by the exons ATGGGCATCGTGCACGCCAACAACCGAGAGCCTGGGACTTTTGATCCAGCGCCAATTCTTTCACAAGAAGGTCTGAATCAAGACAACGCTCGCCCAACTGTAGCTCACGACGAGGTCTTTGGCGATATCACAGAAGATGGACCCAACTACCGAGAT GTTGGTTGGCTAGGCACTTCTGCACTCATGATGAAGACCCAAATCGGGCTGGGCATCCTCTCGATCCCATCGGCGTTCCACACTCTGGGTCTCGTCCCCGGCCTCATATGTCTGCTCGTCATTGGAGGCATCACCACTTGGTCTGACTACATTATTGGGACATTCAAGCTCAACCACCGTGAGGTATACGGTATTGACGATGCAGGCGGTATCTTGTTTGGACGTTTCGGACAAGAGTTCCTTGGGATCAGCTTTTCTTTGT TTACCATTTTTGCTTCTGCATCGGGAATATTGGGCATCTCTATCAGTTTCAATGCTTTGTCGACGCATGGGACATGCACAGCTACTTTTGTCGCAGTGGCCGCAATAATCGTCTTTCTATGTGCTAGCATCCGCACCCTGGGTCGCATAAGTTGGCTTGCATGGGTGGGAGTAATCTCTCTCCTGGCAGGCG TCTATGTCGTTACCATCGCCGTCAGCATCCAAGACCGACCCTCAGCAGCTCCAAAGATAAATCTCCAACACGAATGGAAGTCCGACTACCAGCTATATGAAAAGCCGAGCTTCACGGAAGCAATGTCGGCTCTCTCGACGATGGTCTTTGCCTATGCTGGCACACCCCTGTTTTTCCCTATTACTGCAGAGATGCGCGACCCTCGCCATTATACCAAAGCGATGCTGCTCTGCCAGTCCGTTGCGACAGCGACATATATCATTGTGGGAGTTATCATTTACTACTACTGTGGCTCCTATGTTGCCTCGCCTGCTCTGGGTTCAGCTGGCAAGACTATTAAGCAAGTTGCTTACGGCCTTGCTTTGCCAGGTCTGATTGTTGGTGCAACCATCAATGCTCAT GTCACAGGAAAATACGTCTTCGTTCGAGTCCTTCGAGGCTCAAGACATCTCACAGCCAACACCCTCACTCACTGGGCTACGTGGCTAAGCCTGACCTTTTCTGCGGCCTTGCTAGCCTACATAATAGCGAGTGCGATTCCTGTCTTTGGAAGTCTCGTATCTCTTGTTGGAGCTCTCCTAGGTACACTGCAAACGTTTCAGCCATATGGTTGCTTCTGGTTATACGACAACTGGAGCGCAGGCAAGCAGGAGAAATCCCTAAAGTGGGTTCTTATGGTTGTATGGAGTAGTTTTGTTATTCTTTCTGGAACATTCCTGATGGTCGCTGGAACATATGGATCTGTTATTGGTGTCATCGACTCTTATAAGGTGTCAGAGGGATCGGCTGCCTTTTCGTGTGCTGACAACTCCAACTCTGTGTAA